A stretch of Triticum aestivum cultivar Chinese Spring chromosome 1D, IWGSC CS RefSeq v2.1, whole genome shotgun sequence DNA encodes these proteins:
- the LOC123181151 gene encoding ubiquitin C-terminal hydrolase 12 yields the protein MFHILNGRFMTSQRYLRRKLPRCSLLLLTALGTSASYNFGFKNTYSKQYCLIPLQELLTSSAFLVDDSCAFGVEILKIDVSSPEKKAVVVHKKATTVQNIFVQKKGFIKGTYTWTMDNFLELDLKHFVSSPTFEVGGHKWYVGMYPRGNKYSTDCLSLYLYLDASDELHLESKKVVLMTLSILDQKNGKHLTGTSGLLVFTGTHRWGWPDFLGLEKLKDPSGGYVVGSSCVVKADLTIVGSSNDG from the exons ATGTTCCACATTTTAAATGGAAGGTTCATGACTTCTCAGCGCTACTTGAGACGAAAGCTACCACGGTGTTCTCTGCTGCTTTTGACTGCTCTGGGTACAAGTG CTAGCTACAACTTTGGTTTCAAGAATACCTACTCGAAGCAATATTGCTTGATTCCTCTTCAGGAGCTACTTACGTCATCTgctttcctagttgatgatagctGTGCTTTTGGTGTGGAGATACTAAAAATTGATGTCTCTTCTCCTGAAAAGAAGGCTGTTGTGGTTCATAAGAAGGCTACCACAGTTCAGAATATCTTTGTCCAGAAGAAGGGGTTCATTAAAGGGACATACACTTGGACCATGGACAATTTCCTTGAATTGGACTTGAAGCACTTCGTCAGTTCTCCTACATTTGAAGTTGGCGGACATAAATG GTACGTCGGCATGTATCCACGTGGTAACAAGTACAGCACTGATTGCCTCAGCTTGTACTTATACCTGGATGCCTCGGATGAGCTCCATCTCGAGTCCAAGAAGGTGGTTCTAATGACTCTCTCCATCCTGGATCAAAAGAATGGGAAACACTTGACTGGAACTTCAG GTCTCTTGGTGTTTACGGGTACACACAGATGGGGGTGGCCTGATTTCCTTGGACTCGAGAAACTCAAGGACCCGTCGGGAGGCTATGTTGTGGGATCGAGCTGTGTTGTGAAGGCAGATCTTACCATCGTTGGTTCATCCAATGATGGCTAG